The following are from one region of the Simiduia agarivorans SA1 = DSM 21679 genome:
- the tssG gene encoding type VI secretion system baseplate subunit TssG produces MATPRRRKDLALIDQLKQEPHRFEFFQAVRILETASAQDHSQQYARAPVAALAQPGKEAIRFTCSEKLHFIGEDILSIGTEPNGEESASGEQQIRWLMNVSFFGLAGAQGVLPYRFSEIIQQEQKSKNTALKDFFDLFNHRSTSLFHQAWHKYRLPVNYERARQSGKSHKDLFTNAILSLAGLGTSELHYRLPFPDEMIAGLTSGFARQTTTASDLKGMIRHAFGLDVDISQFQGQWQPLDPEVACRLPDEETGLGINNQLGVNTVIGSYCYHAQSKFSVVIAPLPYKRFMELAPGTRKLEALKSMIKLAVGTELEFDIAITTTQSKVPPCRLVQEDDYQPTLGWNTHLHADKIDAIESIDIHLSQSIEQPEEGLQLANT; encoded by the coding sequence ATGGCCACCCCGCGCCGGCGAAAAGACCTTGCTCTGATCGATCAGTTAAAACAGGAACCTCATCGCTTCGAATTTTTTCAGGCGGTAAGAATTCTTGAAACGGCCAGTGCTCAGGATCACTCCCAGCAATATGCCAGGGCGCCGGTAGCTGCATTGGCTCAGCCCGGCAAGGAAGCCATTCGCTTCACCTGCTCTGAAAAACTGCACTTTATCGGGGAGGACATTCTTTCCATCGGAACTGAACCCAATGGGGAGGAGTCTGCTTCTGGGGAGCAACAGATACGCTGGCTGATGAACGTAAGCTTTTTTGGCTTAGCTGGCGCTCAAGGTGTCCTGCCCTATCGATTCAGCGAAATTATTCAGCAAGAACAAAAAAGTAAAAATACCGCGCTTAAGGATTTTTTTGACCTTTTCAATCACCGTTCCACATCTCTGTTTCATCAGGCCTGGCACAAATACCGCCTACCAGTAAACTATGAACGTGCTCGACAGTCAGGTAAATCTCACAAAGATCTATTTACCAATGCAATACTGAGCCTGGCTGGACTGGGCACATCGGAGCTCCATTACCGACTACCCTTCCCGGACGAAATGATTGCCGGCCTTACATCCGGCTTCGCGCGTCAAACGACTACGGCCAGCGATTTAAAGGGCATGATCCGACATGCGTTTGGACTGGATGTCGACATCAGTCAATTTCAGGGTCAATGGCAACCTTTAGATCCGGAGGTGGCGTGCCGCTTACCCGATGAAGAAACGGGTTTGGGGATCAACAATCAATTGGGTGTCAATACAGTCATCGGCAGCTATTGTTATCACGCGCAAAGCAAGTTTTCAGTAGTGATAGCGCCACTCCCATACAAGCGTTTCATGGAACTGGCCCCCGGCACGCGCAAGCTGGAAGCCCTGAAGTCAATGATCAAGCTTGCAGTAGGAACAGAACTTGAATTTGACATTGCCATAACCACTACACAAAGCAAAGTTCCACCTTGCAGGCTAGTACAAGAAGACGATTATCAACCCACCCTGGGATGGAATACCCATTTACACGCGGACAAGATTGACGCCATCGAGTCCATCGACATCCACCTGTCTCAATCCATCGAACAGCCAGAAGAAGGCTTACAGCTAGCGAATACATAG
- the tssC gene encoding type VI secretion system contractile sheath large subunit, whose amino-acid sequence MSALTDAIDASKGQLARRDDIRIGLHPDQLSRFLATENSRDAFTHWLAVCPPGYRGARLRNYLNAQIAQIDELICEQLNAIIHHGRFQALEARWLGLWQQVDASGIAENIKIKLLDVSWRELVRDIERAPDIDQSALFHLVYNLEFGTPGGEPFGVLLGDYEVSHKPDADHPHDDIATLQGISRTAAAAFAPFICGASPRLFGLDSFQALGQAINISSVFEHKEYTRWHAMRSQDDTRFIALALPKVLMRRPYNRKFQSFRGIRFQEYHQAHSTDYLWGNACFAIGTVLIREFAEVGWFSHIRGVARDYHGGGLVSRFPCETFATDTHPARVRMNTQVLITDFQERELTEHGLISLCHCYDTPYSAFNAMPSLQAPKRFNHKSADANARISAMLQQVMCASRFAQYIKVMIRDKVGAYIRADECERLLQQWLDRYTTGRDDLSWEMLARYPLREARVEVHEEPGNPGIYQSVIHLKTHYNVDQLVSELRLTTSLSAGSVGTVK is encoded by the coding sequence TTGTCTGCACTTACCGACGCCATAGACGCCAGCAAAGGCCAGCTTGCCCGTAGGGACGACATTCGCATCGGCCTTCACCCTGACCAGCTGAGCAGGTTTCTGGCAACGGAAAACAGTCGTGACGCATTCACCCATTGGCTTGCAGTCTGCCCTCCCGGTTACCGTGGCGCACGTCTACGGAACTACCTCAATGCACAAATTGCCCAGATAGACGAATTGATTTGCGAGCAACTGAACGCGATCATCCATCATGGACGCTTTCAGGCACTGGAGGCACGTTGGCTTGGCCTTTGGCAGCAAGTAGATGCCAGTGGGATAGCCGAGAACATCAAAATCAAGCTACTGGACGTGAGTTGGCGAGAATTGGTCAGGGATATAGAGCGCGCCCCTGACATTGATCAGTCAGCACTTTTTCATCTGGTGTACAACCTCGAATTTGGCACCCCGGGTGGAGAGCCATTTGGCGTGTTACTGGGTGACTACGAGGTTAGCCATAAACCAGATGCAGACCACCCTCACGACGACATTGCGACACTGCAGGGCATTAGTCGCACAGCGGCTGCCGCGTTCGCGCCATTTATATGCGGAGCGTCACCCAGGCTATTCGGACTTGATAGCTTTCAGGCTCTGGGCCAGGCAATCAACATCAGCTCAGTATTTGAACACAAAGAATACACCCGGTGGCACGCCATGCGTAGTCAGGATGACACCCGATTCATCGCGCTTGCCTTACCCAAGGTATTGATGCGAAGGCCATACAACAGAAAGTTCCAGTCTTTTCGCGGCATCCGGTTTCAGGAGTATCATCAGGCCCATAGCACCGACTACCTTTGGGGCAACGCCTGCTTTGCTATCGGAACCGTACTGATTCGGGAATTTGCGGAAGTGGGTTGGTTCTCGCACATCCGTGGAGTCGCCAGAGATTATCACGGTGGCGGACTGGTGAGTCGTTTTCCGTGCGAGACCTTTGCCACGGATACACATCCGGCAAGAGTCCGTATGAATACGCAGGTGCTGATAACGGATTTTCAGGAACGAGAGCTCACAGAACACGGGTTAATCAGCCTATGCCACTGTTACGACACACCCTATTCGGCTTTCAATGCCATGCCTTCACTTCAGGCACCAAAACGATTTAACCACAAATCGGCGGACGCCAATGCCAGAATAAGCGCGATGTTACAGCAAGTAATGTGTGCATCACGTTTTGCCCAATACATAAAGGTAATGATCCGTGACAAGGTGGGCGCCTACATTAGAGCAGACGAGTGCGAACGCCTGTTACAGCAGTGGCTGGATCGCTATACCACCGGGCGTGATGATCTGTCGTGGGAAATGCTTGCGCGTTATCCATTGCGGGAGGCGAGAGTCGAAGTACACGAAGAACCCGGCAATCCGGGCATTTACCAAAGCGTCATTCACCTAAAAACCCACTACAACGTCGACCAACTGGTTTCCGAATTAAGACTGACTACATCTTTGTCAGCGGGATCTGTAGGTACAGTAAAGTAA
- the tssH gene encoding type VI secretion system ATPase TssH codes for MININLKSLVDRMAPALRDALEGAAGLSMAQSHYHVELEHWLIKILDNGQSDLQLVLEKFEIDVPQFARELGTAIGKFKTGSSRPAALSTSLVDAAKYAWMLASVEYGHGAITSGHLITAALLDGQLKDQLFTGCKELRSIAPESLREAARALIGAGKELPRTESSRSAVDPAGIEVSKSPALDKYTINLTERAKKGEIDPVLGRDDEIRQCIDILTRRRQNNPILTGEAGVGKTAVVEGFALRIAQGDVPEPLRNVAVRTLDLGLLQAGASVKGEFENRLKSVIEEVRASLTPIILFIDEAHTMIGAGGKEGQGDAANLLKPALARGELRTIAATTWAEYKKYFERDPALTRRFQVVKVEEPDEATAIDMMRGIATSLTEHHKVRILDEAIIASVRLSHRYIPGRQLPDKSVSLLDTACARVALSQSATPGAIEDCRRQIERAETTLKRLQREHAASNTQQEDIDLWHSQKQAAESRLSELEQQLVEETALIDEIKAIHQRIDAHFAGKEEDLISDDSFSNLQHSLVELSTKLKALQGNTPLMQAAVDEQAIAEVIANWTGIPVGKMVDDEIRAVQSLATRLGERVIGQPHALEAVAQAVRTSRAGLTDPRKPVGVFLFCGTSGVGKTETALALADQLFGGEQNITTINMSEFKEEHKVSMLLGSPPGYVGYGEGGVLTEAARRKPYSVILLDEMEKAHPGVQDIFYNLFDKGTIKDGEGRDIDFKNTVIIMTSNAGEDAIRAIFQQVEEKPEPDVLLDNIRPHLLRSFKPAFLGRANVIAYYPRGSTTYLMKIAAINMRKIEHRVKSHYGAAFSYDEDVLLHIVARCQESDTGARNIENILNRTLLPTMAAECLEKLANGELIQKLHIGVTEEGDFTYQLS; via the coding sequence ATGATCAACATCAATCTGAAATCATTGGTTGACCGGATGGCACCTGCGTTGCGGGATGCACTCGAAGGGGCCGCCGGTCTGTCTATGGCGCAAAGTCACTACCATGTAGAGCTTGAACACTGGCTGATTAAAATTCTCGATAACGGCCAGTCCGACCTGCAATTGGTATTGGAAAAATTTGAAATCGACGTGCCACAGTTCGCACGCGAATTGGGCACGGCTATCGGAAAATTCAAAACCGGCAGCAGTCGACCTGCAGCACTGTCCACCAGTCTGGTGGATGCTGCCAAATATGCGTGGATGCTTGCATCTGTGGAATATGGCCACGGCGCTATCACCTCGGGCCATCTGATCACTGCAGCATTGCTGGATGGGCAGCTCAAAGATCAATTGTTCACCGGCTGCAAAGAGTTACGCTCTATCGCTCCAGAATCATTAAGGGAGGCAGCTCGCGCGCTAATTGGTGCCGGTAAAGAGCTACCACGGACCGAGTCCAGCAGGTCTGCTGTTGACCCTGCAGGTATCGAAGTCTCCAAATCGCCTGCGCTGGACAAATACACCATCAACCTCACAGAGCGCGCAAAAAAGGGAGAGATCGATCCTGTATTAGGACGTGACGATGAAATCAGGCAATGCATCGATATCCTTACCCGCCGTCGCCAGAACAACCCAATCCTGACCGGTGAAGCCGGCGTTGGGAAAACCGCCGTTGTAGAAGGCTTCGCCTTGCGCATTGCCCAAGGCGATGTACCTGAACCCCTCAGAAACGTTGCGGTCCGAACACTCGATCTCGGGCTATTACAGGCAGGCGCAAGCGTTAAAGGTGAATTCGAAAATCGCCTCAAGAGCGTCATTGAAGAAGTACGCGCTTCGCTAACCCCGATTATCCTGTTCATCGATGAAGCGCATACCATGATTGGTGCAGGCGGAAAAGAAGGTCAGGGCGATGCGGCAAACTTACTCAAGCCAGCACTGGCCCGCGGCGAGTTACGCACCATTGCAGCCACAACCTGGGCGGAATACAAGAAGTATTTCGAACGGGATCCAGCCCTGACCCGACGCTTTCAGGTGGTCAAGGTGGAAGAACCCGACGAGGCCACAGCTATCGATATGATGCGCGGTATCGCCACAAGCCTTACAGAACATCATAAGGTCCGGATACTGGACGAAGCCATAATCGCATCGGTCAGATTATCCCATCGCTATATCCCCGGCAGGCAACTTCCAGACAAATCTGTCAGCTTACTGGATACCGCTTGTGCCCGCGTTGCACTCAGCCAGTCTGCAACACCCGGCGCAATTGAAGATTGCCGTCGGCAGATAGAACGCGCCGAAACCACGTTAAAACGCCTGCAAAGAGAACATGCGGCCAGTAACACTCAGCAAGAAGATATTGATCTATGGCATAGCCAAAAGCAGGCCGCCGAATCGCGATTGTCTGAACTCGAGCAGCAGTTAGTTGAAGAAACCGCCCTAATTGATGAAATCAAAGCAATTCATCAACGCATCGATGCCCATTTTGCCGGTAAAGAAGAAGACTTGATCAGCGATGACAGCTTCTCAAACCTGCAACACAGCCTGGTAGAGCTTTCCACTAAGCTCAAAGCTCTGCAGGGCAACACCCCACTGATGCAAGCGGCCGTGGATGAGCAGGCCATCGCCGAAGTCATTGCGAATTGGACCGGTATTCCCGTTGGAAAAATGGTTGATGATGAAATACGCGCGGTCCAATCGCTCGCAACACGTCTGGGTGAACGGGTAATCGGTCAACCCCATGCACTGGAGGCTGTAGCGCAAGCAGTCCGCACTTCTCGTGCCGGCCTCACAGACCCACGCAAACCCGTGGGCGTGTTCCTGTTCTGTGGTACCAGTGGCGTCGGAAAAACTGAAACAGCCCTGGCATTGGCAGATCAGCTCTTTGGAGGTGAGCAAAATATTACGACGATTAACATGTCGGAATTCAAGGAAGAGCATAAAGTTTCTATGCTGCTAGGCTCTCCACCCGGTTACGTTGGCTATGGCGAAGGTGGCGTACTCACAGAGGCAGCGCGTCGTAAACCCTATTCCGTTATTCTGTTGGATGAAATGGAAAAGGCACACCCCGGTGTACAGGATATTTTCTACAACCTGTTTGATAAGGGCACCATTAAAGACGGTGAAGGTCGTGACATTGACTTCAAAAATACTGTCATAATCATGACGTCAAATGCTGGTGAAGATGCAATTCGGGCTATTTTCCAGCAAGTGGAAGAAAAACCTGAACCGGATGTACTTTTGGACAATATCCGCCCGCATTTATTGCGCAGCTTCAAACCAGCGTTTTTGGGTCGAGCGAATGTCATCGCATATTACCCCCGTGGATCGACGACGTACCTGATGAAGATTGCGGCAATTAACATGAGAAAGATTGAACATCGTGTCAAGAGTCATTACGGCGCAGCGTTCAGCTACGATGAAGATGTTCTGCTGCATATTGTCGCCCGCTGCCAGGAATCTGACACCGGCGCCCGAAATATCGAAAACATTCTCAACCGGACATTGCTTCCTACGATGGCAGCCGAGTGTTTGGAAAAGCTTGCCAATGGTGAGCTGATCCAAAAACTCCATATCGGTGTTACAGAGGAAGGTGATTTCACCTACCAGCTGAGCTGA
- the tssC gene encoding type VI secretion system contractile sheath large subunit — translation MSTEAVVENAAAEEAGSASLLEQALSHTKQTSREEAQDLLSNLTKQVMQGTVTWDKNLTKTITAAVYAIDVAMSKQLSAILHQEKLQKLEGSWRGLNHLVMNSETGKTLKIRMLNLSKRELFRDLDKAVEFDQSQIFKKMYEEEFGTAGGEPYGAMIGDFEFSNHPEDIELLTKMSNVAAAGFCPFISAAGAEMMGFDSFTELSKPRDLGAIFESAEYIKWRSFRDSDDSRFVTLVMPRVLSRLPYGASTKPVESFNFEEFDQDASGMSKAAEHDQYCWMNAAYVMGATLTKAFAENSWCTAIRGAEGGGKVEGLPTHLFKSDDGDTDIKCPTEIGITDRREAELSAQGFLPLCHYKNTDYSVFFGAQTAQKPKKYDNPDATANASISARLPYLMATSRIAHYLKVMARDKVGSFMEASDCERWLNKWIAQYTNSNPEASAEMKAKYPLAEARVEVKEIPGQPGSYSAVAYLKPWLQMEELTTSMRMVANIPTPS, via the coding sequence ATGAGCACTGAAGCCGTAGTTGAAAATGCAGCCGCTGAGGAAGCGGGCTCCGCCAGTTTGCTTGAGCAAGCACTCAGCCATACCAAACAGACGTCTCGCGAAGAAGCGCAAGACCTGCTCTCAAACCTGACCAAGCAGGTCATGCAGGGCACCGTTACCTGGGATAAGAATCTCACTAAAACCATTACCGCAGCCGTCTATGCCATCGACGTGGCCATGTCCAAACAGCTGTCCGCCATTCTGCACCAGGAAAAACTCCAAAAGCTGGAAGGTTCCTGGCGCGGCCTGAATCATCTTGTGATGAATAGCGAAACAGGCAAGACACTCAAAATTCGTATGCTTAACCTGTCAAAGCGCGAGCTGTTCCGCGATCTGGACAAGGCCGTTGAGTTTGATCAAAGCCAGATTTTCAAAAAGATGTACGAGGAAGAGTTCGGCACGGCTGGCGGTGAGCCCTATGGTGCCATGATCGGGGACTTTGAATTCAGCAATCACCCCGAAGACATCGAACTCCTGACCAAAATGTCCAATGTTGCAGCTGCCGGTTTCTGCCCATTCATTTCGGCCGCAGGCGCAGAGATGATGGGTTTTGACAGCTTCACCGAACTGTCCAAACCACGTGACCTGGGTGCGATCTTTGAGTCGGCTGAATACATCAAATGGCGCTCATTCCGCGACAGCGATGACTCGCGCTTTGTTACTCTGGTAATGCCGCGGGTATTATCCCGCCTGCCATATGGCGCTTCTACCAAGCCGGTGGAATCATTCAATTTTGAGGAGTTTGATCAGGATGCGTCAGGCATGTCCAAGGCTGCCGAGCACGATCAATACTGTTGGATGAATGCGGCCTACGTTATGGGAGCAACACTCACCAAAGCGTTTGCAGAAAACTCCTGGTGTACCGCTATTCGCGGTGCAGAAGGTGGCGGCAAGGTCGAAGGCCTGCCTACCCATCTGTTCAAAAGCGACGATGGCGATACAGATATCAAGTGTCCAACTGAAATTGGTATTACCGATCGCCGTGAAGCCGAGCTGTCTGCGCAAGGGTTCCTGCCACTGTGTCACTACAAAAACACTGACTACTCGGTTTTCTTCGGCGCACAGACCGCCCAGAAGCCAAAGAAATATGACAACCCTGATGCTACGGCCAATGCGTCCATTTCAGCACGCCTGCCCTACCTGATGGCCACTTCCCGTATAGCCCATTACCTGAAAGTAATGGCACGGGACAAAGTTGGCTCATTCATGGAGGCAAGCGACTGCGAGCGTTGGCTCAACAAATGGATCGCGCAATATACAAACTCCAACCCTGAAGCTTCTGCCGAAATGAAAGCCAAATATCCATTGGCCGAGGCAAGAGTGGAGGTCAAAGAGATTCCTGGCCAGCCAGGCTCATACAGCGCTGTTGCCTACCTTAAACCATGGTTGCAAATGGAAGAGCTGACCACCTCCATGCGTATGGTAGCCAATATTCCAACGCCAAGCTAA
- the tssB gene encoding type VI secretion system contractile sheath small subunit produces MSESIHNKLKRVRKPRVHITYDVETNGAEVKKELPFVVGVMGDYSGDNAESRKALKDRKFVQIDRDNFNEAMAKVNPKLELQVENTLAGDGSKMGVNLDFKSMDSFSPEAIVDQVEPLKQLLEARNKLRDLLSKADRSEELEKVLEEILKNADNVTDISKELGISEEAEKGE; encoded by the coding sequence ATGTCAGAAAGTATTCACAATAAACTGAAGCGTGTACGCAAGCCACGCGTTCATATCACCTACGACGTAGAGACCAATGGCGCAGAAGTCAAAAAAGAACTGCCTTTTGTAGTTGGTGTAATGGGCGACTACTCAGGAGACAACGCCGAGTCCCGCAAAGCGTTGAAAGACCGTAAGTTTGTTCAAATTGATCGCGACAACTTCAACGAAGCCATGGCCAAGGTCAACCCAAAGCTTGAACTCCAGGTGGAAAACACGCTGGCCGGCGATGGCAGCAAAATGGGCGTCAACCTGGACTTCAAAAGCATGGATAGCTTCAGCCCAGAAGCCATTGTCGACCAGGTGGAGCCTTTAAAACAGTTACTGGAGGCTCGCAATAAACTGCGGGACCTGCTGAGCAAAGCTGATCGATCCGAAGAGCTTGAAAAGGTGTTGGAAGAAATCCTTAAGAACGCCGATAACGTTACTGACATTTCCAAAGAGCTTGGCATTTCTGAAGAGGCCGAAAAGGGAGAGTAA
- the tssE gene encoding type VI secretion system baseplate subunit TssE codes for MMQSADKKLLVPVLDRLMDQASINAQPHQLLKQLRESVRRDLEILFNTRFRCVSPPDGCNHLKSSLVNFGLPDLSTINLAAQEQRKRFCRDIEKAILTFEPRIKTVKVQSDSKIDPENPFITFRIEAVLHTNPAPELIIFDSALDLIKQSVDISEIQ; via the coding sequence ATGATGCAAAGTGCAGATAAAAAATTACTGGTTCCGGTGCTTGATCGATTAATGGATCAGGCGAGCATCAACGCACAGCCGCACCAGCTATTGAAACAATTACGAGAAAGCGTCCGAAGGGATCTTGAAATACTGTTTAACACCCGATTCCGTTGCGTTTCACCACCGGACGGATGCAATCACCTTAAATCCAGTCTTGTTAATTTCGGACTCCCAGACCTTTCTACGATCAATCTTGCCGCACAAGAACAACGCAAACGTTTTTGCAGGGATATTGAAAAGGCGATACTCACCTTTGAACCCAGAATCAAGACCGTAAAGGTTCAATCCGATAGCAAGATTGACCCGGAAAACCCGTTTATTACTTTCCGAATTGAAGCTGTACTTCACACCAACCCGGCACCCGAGCTTATTATCTTCGATTCTGCCTTGGATTTAATAAAGCAAAGCGTTGATATTTCCGAGATTCAATGA
- the tssF gene encoding type VI secretion system baseplate subunit TssF has protein sequence MMSDELLLQYEKELAFINQSAGEFARKHPAAASRLQLSSDAVDDPLVGKLLSGFAYLNARVQQKLNDDFPELTDAILDTVYPHYLRPFPSACIVQFEPSAQLDEYIPVNRGLAIESESFQGQTCQFQTTADADLLPATVTHASLMPRPFIAPGSNDIAGAGGVLKISLSTLSEKICFSDLGIHRLRFFLRGLPQHVNPLYDMLFTKTLRLVLAKSETDPNPVFLPSTALRPVGFSEHEALIPYPQNAFEGYRILTEYFCFPEKFLFIDIVEIKEYVRNYNNDLNLYIYFSESDTELENQINASMFSLGCTPAINLFKQTADPIPLNHTEYNYRIVPDARRADGLEVYSIDKVTATNSTGQSISYKPFYGLNHADSESQIAYWFTRRVPVVEGEHLNEPASEVDISLVNLNYSPFSITDHTLEIQTTSSNRNLPKRLPTGGGQPYMQVIEDSLPAERISCVVTPTAAIRPPQREAGYWRLISHLNLNYLSLSDGQGSTDALKEILRLYDFKNSSSTRKIIESIARLKTNSMTAPIQVDGMVSMCRGTAVHIEFDKLMLNGVSVLLLASVLEHFLGLYCSINSFTRLKASFTGHDKEFKRWPPRAGEKTLL, from the coding sequence ATGATGAGTGACGAACTACTACTACAATATGAGAAAGAGCTGGCCTTTATAAATCAAAGTGCTGGAGAGTTTGCCAGAAAACATCCTGCAGCTGCGTCTCGCCTTCAACTGTCATCTGATGCAGTGGATGACCCGCTGGTAGGAAAACTACTATCAGGATTTGCCTACCTCAATGCCCGGGTACAACAAAAACTGAATGACGACTTTCCCGAATTAACAGATGCAATTCTGGATACGGTTTACCCTCACTATTTACGACCGTTTCCCAGCGCCTGCATCGTCCAATTCGAACCATCGGCCCAACTGGATGAGTACATCCCGGTTAACCGTGGGTTGGCGATAGAATCTGAAAGTTTTCAGGGGCAGACATGTCAGTTTCAGACCACGGCAGACGCAGATCTGTTACCTGCCACCGTTACGCACGCAAGCCTTATGCCGAGGCCTTTTATTGCACCAGGATCAAACGATATTGCCGGTGCAGGCGGCGTGTTAAAAATTTCACTCTCTACATTGTCAGAAAAAATATGCTTTTCCGATCTAGGCATCCATCGATTGCGGTTTTTCCTGAGAGGCCTGCCACAACATGTGAATCCGCTGTACGACATGCTATTTACCAAGACCTTAAGACTGGTATTAGCTAAAAGCGAAACTGACCCCAACCCTGTATTCCTTCCGTCCACTGCACTCCGACCCGTGGGATTCAGCGAGCACGAGGCCTTAATCCCCTACCCGCAAAATGCGTTCGAAGGCTATAGAATACTCACCGAGTATTTCTGTTTTCCAGAAAAGTTCTTATTCATTGACATTGTGGAAATTAAGGAATATGTACGCAATTACAACAACGACCTGAATCTTTATATCTATTTTTCTGAATCAGACACTGAGCTTGAAAATCAGATCAACGCCAGCATGTTTTCGCTGGGTTGCACGCCCGCAATCAACCTGTTCAAACAAACAGCAGACCCAATTCCCTTAAACCATACCGAGTATAACTATCGGATTGTCCCGGATGCACGCAGAGCTGACGGACTTGAAGTGTATAGCATTGATAAAGTTACAGCCACGAACAGCACCGGACAAAGTATCAGCTACAAGCCGTTTTATGGACTGAACCACGCAGACAGCGAGTCTCAAATTGCTTATTGGTTCACCCGCAGGGTGCCTGTGGTTGAAGGCGAACACCTCAATGAGCCCGCATCTGAAGTGGACATCAGTCTGGTGAACCTGAATTACTCGCCGTTTTCCATCACCGACCACACTCTGGAGATTCAAACTACCAGCTCAAACCGGAACCTGCCAAAGAGATTACCAACAGGCGGAGGCCAACCCTATATGCAGGTGATCGAAGATAGCCTGCCTGCCGAGCGGATCAGCTGTGTAGTAACACCAACAGCAGCCATCCGCCCGCCTCAACGAGAAGCAGGATACTGGCGCCTGATCTCTCACCTTAACCTTAATTACCTTTCCCTGTCAGACGGCCAGGGTTCAACGGATGCTTTGAAAGAAATACTGCGATTGTATGACTTCAAAAACTCTTCATCGACACGCAAAATTATTGAGTCTATCGCTCGGCTTAAAACCAACAGTATGACTGCGCCAATTCAGGTCGACGGCATGGTATCTATGTGTCGGGGCACCGCCGTGCACATAGAATTTGACAAATTAATGCTGAACGGCGTTAGCGTACTCTTGCTTGCCAGTGTTTTAGAACACTTTCTTGGCCTTTATTGTTCCATTAATTCATTTACCCGTCTAAAAGCGAGTTTCACCGGGCATGACAAGGAGTTTAAGCGATGGCCACCCCGCGCCGGCGAAAAGACCTTGCTCTGA
- a CDS encoding Tfp pilus assembly protein, major pilin PilA, translating into MERVKTQATLSKINKTDAVDPLKTLVDVYFVGRPFGDLDQRQRNAGLFALVGKNRARARLLLDRTTTRIAKGVTSEQARSWVKKVQSAGWQVALVRGGNICYRSPVRSDNRDNTPIQRAGKAATAVTLRRSPQTSRVKLKRYVDPDGFGSFCVPVHWRSLPQLNPNACLAFGDCETELYWIAIRQSKPSVGVLVPLKQYAEAVCEAAKHWVDSGRIQGEIQIVEGKSAIHARLTGRVGDKDVSYHIGVHEAKKHFFCSYGWTTTDQFSRYRLLFSAMANSFSAS; encoded by the coding sequence ATGGAAAGGGTGAAAACTCAGGCGACATTATCAAAAATCAATAAAACTGACGCAGTCGATCCATTAAAAACATTGGTCGATGTCTATTTTGTAGGCAGGCCATTCGGCGACTTGGATCAACGTCAACGTAATGCAGGGCTTTTTGCTCTGGTTGGGAAGAACCGCGCTCGTGCTCGATTGCTGTTAGATCGCACCACTACGCGGATAGCCAAGGGTGTTACATCGGAGCAAGCCCGATCCTGGGTAAAAAAAGTTCAGTCTGCCGGGTGGCAAGTGGCTTTGGTGCGTGGTGGCAATATTTGCTATCGGAGTCCGGTGCGGTCGGATAATCGTGATAATACGCCTATTCAACGAGCCGGAAAGGCGGCGACCGCGGTCACTCTCCGGCGCTCTCCTCAAACATCCAGAGTAAAACTCAAGCGATACGTCGATCCTGATGGTTTCGGCTCCTTTTGTGTGCCAGTGCACTGGCGATCGCTCCCGCAGCTTAATCCAAATGCTTGTTTGGCATTTGGTGATTGTGAGACGGAACTCTATTGGATTGCTATCCGCCAAAGTAAACCCAGTGTGGGTGTCTTGGTGCCATTGAAACAATACGCTGAGGCAGTTTGTGAAGCAGCGAAACATTGGGTTGACAGCGGTCGTATTCAAGGCGAAATACAAATAGTGGAAGGGAAATCTGCGATACATGCACGACTTACGGGTAGGGTAGGTGATAAAGACGTGAGTTATCATATCGGTGTGCACGAGGCCAAAAAGCACTTTTTTTGCAGTTACGGCTGGACCACCACAGACCAGTTTTCGCGTTATCGGTTGCTTTTCAGCGCTATGGCCAACAGTTTTAGCGCGAGTTGA